The proteins below come from a single Pedobacter aquae genomic window:
- a CDS encoding helix-turn-helix domain-containing protein: MAQNIQLQLASEFVQFTDKNIFLTGKAGTGKTTFLHRLKENCPKRMVIVAPTGVAAINAGGSTIHSFFQLAFGPYVPNADQKSFQHKMNKQKISLIKSLDLLVIDEISMVRADTLDNIDEVLRRYRDRNKPFGGVQLLMIGDLHQLSPVVKDQDWELLKPYYSNLYFFNSKALQQTSPISIELKHIYRQSDTFFIDILNAVRENRIDEHFLAQLNQRYIPNFNPDEEEGYITLTSHNQSANIINDEKLKGLKAKSHHYKADVKGEFPEFSYPNALELELKEGAQVMFVKNDASRDKLYFNGKIGKIIRIKDDYIHVKCPGDLQEIVVGRVEWENTKYELNAASKEIEEKVIGSFIQYPIKLAWAITIHKSQGLTFEKAIIDANAAFAHGQVYVALSRCKSFEGMVLRTPISFNSIKTDGTVATYTKNAEQNSPGEQHLVEAKVVFQRNLLLELFDFKRLKSSLYLCKKLAEEYHQIISLGFLENINAVREAVEIDIYTVAEKFNRQIEQYLQQGKLPEENEELQERVKKACTYFADKLIVLHENLDKVSFDADNKTIKKQFLEAIEQVEKEVFIKQSALKLCCNGFQTLNYLKTKANAEIDFLNLKKAAPVEKATAPVSGVNHPELYKTIKTWRDQLAAENNVPVYHILPQKVLIELVNKLPSNFQELESIKGIGKTKVKQFGNELLVMISDYCEKKEVSQTPFQLFVKTTAEKVDTKKLSFDLFKAGKTMQEIALERNLALTTIETHLTHYIGTGDLDIYSFVNKSKVSQIQDYIWRNKPSSMNDTKAALGEEISYGEIRAVMKFMELNNS; this comes from the coding sequence ATGGCGCAAAATATTCAACTTCAATTAGCTTCAGAATTTGTACAGTTTACGGATAAGAATATCTTTTTAACCGGGAAAGCTGGTACAGGTAAAACAACCTTTTTACATCGTTTAAAAGAAAATTGCCCTAAAAGGATGGTTATTGTAGCACCTACAGGTGTAGCTGCTATCAATGCAGGTGGAAGCACCATCCATTCTTTTTTTCAATTAGCATTTGGGCCTTATGTGCCAAATGCTGATCAAAAATCCTTTCAACACAAAATGAATAAGCAAAAAATCAGTCTTATAAAAAGTCTTGATTTATTGGTTATTGATGAAATAAGTATGGTTAGAGCCGATACTTTAGATAATATTGATGAAGTTTTAAGAAGATATAGGGATAGAAATAAGCCTTTTGGTGGTGTACAACTTTTAATGATTGGCGATTTGCATCAGCTTTCGCCGGTTGTTAAAGATCAAGATTGGGAGCTGTTAAAACCATATTACAGCAATTTATACTTTTTTAACAGCAAGGCTTTGCAGCAAACATCGCCAATAAGTATAGAGCTTAAGCATATCTATCGTCAGTCTGATACTTTTTTTATAGATATCTTAAATGCCGTTAGAGAAAACCGTATTGATGAACACTTTTTAGCGCAACTTAACCAACGTTATATCCCTAATTTCAATCCCGATGAGGAAGAAGGTTATATCACCTTAACATCTCATAACCAATCTGCCAATATCATTAACGATGAAAAGCTGAAAGGTTTAAAAGCAAAAAGTCATCATTATAAAGCTGATGTTAAAGGCGAGTTTCCAGAGTTTTCTTATCCTAACGCATTAGAGTTGGAATTGAAAGAAGGTGCACAAGTGATGTTTGTTAAAAACGACGCTTCTAGAGATAAGCTCTATTTCAACGGGAAAATAGGTAAAATCATCAGAATAAAAGATGATTATATCCATGTAAAATGTCCCGGAGATTTACAAGAAATTGTGGTAGGCAGGGTAGAGTGGGAAAATACCAAATACGAATTAAATGCGGCTAGTAAAGAAATTGAAGAAAAAGTAATAGGTAGTTTTATTCAATATCCTATTAAGTTGGCTTGGGCTATCACCATTCATAAAAGTCAAGGCTTAACTTTTGAAAAAGCTATTATTGACGCTAATGCCGCCTTTGCCCACGGACAAGTTTATGTGGCTTTAAGCCGATGTAAAAGCTTCGAAGGAATGGTTTTGCGTACGCCAATTTCTTTTAATAGCATTAAAACAGATGGAACTGTTGCCACCTATACCAAAAATGCCGAGCAAAACAGCCCGGGAGAGCAGCATCTTGTAGAAGCCAAAGTTGTTTTTCAAAGAAATTTGTTATTAGAACTGTTTGATTTTAAACGACTCAAATCATCCCTTTATTTGTGTAAGAAATTAGCAGAAGAATATCATCAAATTATAAGTTTAGGCTTTTTAGAGAATATTAATGCAGTTAGAGAGGCAGTAGAAATTGATATTTATACCGTAGCGGAGAAATTTAACAGGCAGATTGAACAATACTTGCAGCAAGGTAAGTTACCGGAGGAAAATGAGGAGTTGCAAGAACGTGTTAAAAAAGCTTGTACTTATTTTGCAGATAAGCTAATTGTGCTTCATGAAAATTTAGATAAAGTAAGTTTTGATGCAGATAATAAAACCATCAAAAAGCAATTTTTAGAGGCTATAGAGCAGGTAGAAAAAGAGGTTTTCATCAAGCAATCTGCACTTAAACTTTGCTGTAATGGTTTTCAAACTTTAAATTATCTAAAAACTAAGGCCAATGCAGAGATAGATTTCTTGAACCTTAAAAAAGCTGCTCCGGTAGAAAAAGCAACTGCTCCGGTTAGTGGTGTTAACCATCCCGAATTGTACAAAACCATTAAAACTTGGCGAGACCAATTAGCTGCAGAAAATAATGTACCGGTTTATCATATTTTACCGCAAAAGGTTTTGATAGAGTTGGTAAATAAATTGCCTTCAAACTTTCAAGAACTAGAAAGTATAAAAGGAATAGGTAAAACCAAAGTGAAGCAATTTGGGAACGAGCTATTGGTGATGATTAGCGATTATTGCGAGAAGAAAGAAGTCTCTCAGACACCTTTTCAATTGTTTGTAAAAACCACGGCAGAGAAAGTAGATACCAAAAAGTTAAGTTTCGATTTATTTAAAGCAGGTAAAACCATGCAAGAAATTGCTTTAGAAAGAAATTTAGCGCTTACTACAATAGAGACTCATTTAACACATTACATTGGTACTGGCGATTTAGATATTTATAGCTTTGTAAATAAGAGTAAAGTAAGCCAAATTCAAGATTATATCTGGAGAAATAAACCTTCATCTATGAATGATACCAAAGCAGCTTTAGGCGAAGAGATTTCTTATGGCGAAATAAGAGCGGTTATGAAGTTTATGGAGCTTAATAACTCGTAA
- the gnd gene encoding decarboxylating NADP(+)-dependent phosphogluconate dehydrogenase, with translation MSKAISDIGIIGIAVMGENLILNMESKGFHVTAYNRTVDKVENFINGRAKGKNIYGAKSIEDLIASLKAPRKVMLMVKAGKPVDDFIELLIPHLSPGDIIIDGGNSHFPDTERRVKYVESKGLHFIGSGVSGGEEGALLGPSIMPGGSKAAWPAVKPIFQGIAAKVSDGSPCCDWVGDGGAGHFVKMVHNGIEYGDMQLINEVYHIMKDVLGMSTDEMHDVFKEWNEGELDSYLVEITRDILAYKEEDGSPIVEKILDTAGQKGTGKWTGTVALELGIPLTLITESVFSRCLSALKDERVAASKVLTAGPKPSFNGDRQEYINYLRDALYAAKVISYAQGYQMMKAAAKEYGWELSYGNIALMWRGGCIIRSRFLSNIKEAFDHNPDLANLLLDPYFAEKIQACQNGLRQAVALATINGIPAPCLSAGLNYYDGYRCERLPANLLQAQRDYFGAHTYERIDKPRGEFFHTNWTGRGGTTSSTTYVV, from the coding sequence ATGAGTAAAGCAATTTCAGACATCGGGATCATAGGTATCGCTGTAATGGGCGAAAACCTAATCTTGAACATGGAAAGTAAAGGATTTCATGTAACTGCGTACAACCGTACTGTAGATAAGGTAGAAAACTTTATCAACGGTAGAGCTAAAGGTAAAAACATCTACGGAGCAAAATCTATTGAAGATTTAATCGCCTCTTTAAAAGCTCCGCGTAAAGTTATGTTAATGGTAAAAGCAGGTAAGCCTGTTGATGATTTCATCGAGCTATTAATCCCTCATTTATCTCCTGGTGATATTATTATTGATGGAGGAAATTCTCATTTTCCAGATACAGAGCGTCGTGTAAAATACGTAGAAAGCAAAGGGCTACACTTTATAGGAAGTGGTGTTTCTGGTGGCGAGGAAGGTGCTTTATTAGGTCCTTCAATTATGCCAGGCGGTTCTAAAGCTGCATGGCCAGCTGTAAAACCAATTTTCCAAGGTATAGCTGCCAAAGTAAGTGATGGTTCTCCTTGCTGCGATTGGGTAGGCGATGGTGGTGCTGGGCATTTTGTTAAAATGGTTCACAATGGTATCGAGTATGGCGATATGCAATTGATAAACGAAGTTTATCACATCATGAAAGACGTTTTAGGAATGTCTACAGATGAAATGCATGACGTATTTAAAGAATGGAATGAAGGTGAATTAGATAGCTACTTAGTAGAAATCACCAGAGATATTTTAGCATATAAAGAAGAAGATGGCTCTCCAATAGTTGAAAAAATACTAGATACAGCCGGGCAAAAAGGTACAGGTAAATGGACAGGTACGGTTGCTTTAGAACTAGGTATTCCATTAACTTTAATTACCGAGTCTGTATTCTCAAGATGTTTATCGGCCTTAAAAGACGAGCGTGTTGCTGCATCTAAAGTTTTAACTGCTGGTCCAAAACCATCATTTAATGGCGATAGACAAGAATATATCAATTACTTAAGAGATGCACTATATGCTGCTAAAGTAATTTCTTATGCACAAGGTTACCAAATGATGAAAGCTGCCGCTAAAGAGTACGGTTGGGAGTTAAGCTACGGTAATATTGCTTTAATGTGGAGAGGTGGATGTATTATCCGTTCTCGTTTCTTAAGCAATATCAAAGAAGCATTTGATCATAACCCAGATTTAGCTAACCTTCTTTTAGACCCATATTTTGCTGAAAAAATCCAGGCTTGCCAAAATGGTTTAAGACAAGCGGTTGCTCTAGCAACTATCAATGGTATTCCTGCACCTTGCTTAAGCGCTGGCTTAAATTATTACGATGGTTACCGTTGCGAGCGTTTACCTGCCAACTTATTACAAGCACAACGTGATTATTTTGGTGCGCATACTTACGAACGTATTGATAAACCTAGAGGAGAATTCTTCCACACCAATTGGACAGGTCGTGGTGGTACAACATCATCTACAACTTATGTAGTTTAG
- a CDS encoding IS982 family transposase has translation MIDYSKISDIFCLVDEFCKDFDNNTHSFLLGKASKRPPVMSKSEVISICLFFHLSGFRCFKHFYLFYIQRHMQSEFPKTVSYNRFVELSQSILMPMTIFLKTCCLGICSGISFVDSTPVRVCNNKRIKRNKVFKGIAEVGKSTMGWFYGFKLHIVINDKGEILNFAITQANVDDRDPLKNENFLKSVFGKLFADKGYISEKLANILFVNDIHLITSIRNNMKNSLMTMNDKITLRKRSVIETVNDELKNICQIEHSRHRSFTNFISNMIAALIAYSFFPKKPSIKYQNANSNQILAF, from the coding sequence ATGATTGACTACTCTAAAATTAGCGATATTTTTTGTCTTGTGGATGAATTTTGCAAAGATTTCGATAACAATACACATTCCTTTCTACTGGGAAAAGCTTCTAAGCGACCACCAGTGATGTCCAAGAGTGAGGTTATATCGATTTGCCTATTCTTTCATCTTAGTGGTTTCAGGTGCTTTAAGCACTTTTATCTGTTTTATATTCAACGACACATGCAGTCCGAATTTCCAAAAACGGTTTCTTATAATCGCTTTGTTGAGCTTAGCCAAAGCATACTTATGCCGATGACCATATTTTTGAAGACCTGCTGTTTAGGTATTTGTAGCGGTATTTCATTTGTAGATTCAACCCCAGTTAGGGTATGTAACAATAAGCGAATAAAACGGAATAAGGTATTTAAGGGCATTGCAGAGGTAGGTAAATCTACAATGGGCTGGTTTTATGGATTTAAGCTCCACATTGTAATCAACGATAAAGGAGAAATTTTAAACTTTGCAATTACACAGGCAAATGTTGATGACAGAGATCCGCTCAAAAATGAAAACTTCCTGAAATCAGTATTTGGAAAACTATTCGCAGATAAGGGATATATTTCTGAGAAACTAGCCAATATATTGTTTGTCAATGATATACATCTAATTACGAGCATTCGTAACAATATGAAAAACAGCTTAATGACTATGAATGATAAGATTACTCTTAGAAAAAGATCAGTAATAGAAACGGTAAACGATGAACTAAAAAACATTTGCCAAATTGAGCATTCAAGACATAGGTCTTTTACAAATTTTATATCCAACATGATTGCCGCATTAATTGCCTATTCTTTTTTTCCTAAAAAACCTTCAATTAAATATCAAAATGCTAATTCTAATCAAATCTTAGCTTTTTGA
- a CDS encoding type II toxin-antitoxin system RelE/ParE family toxin, which yields MLYQVVWDIKAKESLRAIYLYIKEASPSAAIMVRKEILNLTASLQKMPERFSTETYLKGSNKEFRSVSLWSYKIIYRIHEQKVRILDIIHTKRNTALIEKLDF from the coding sequence TTGCTTTATCAAGTAGTTTGGGACATAAAAGCTAAAGAATCTTTAAGAGCTATTTATTTATACATCAAAGAAGCTTCACCAAGTGCAGCAATTATGGTTAGAAAAGAAATTCTAAATTTAACGGCAAGTCTTCAAAAAATGCCTGAACGCTTTTCAACCGAAACTTATTTAAAAGGCAGCAATAAGGAATTTCGTTCTGTTTCTTTATGGAGTTATAAAATTATTTACAGGATTCATGAGCAAAAAGTAAGAATTTTGGACATTATACACACAAAAAGAAATACAGCCCTTATTGAAAAATTAGATTTTTAA
- the eno gene encoding phosphopyruvate hydratase translates to MSLILDVHARQILDSRGNPTIEVDVITENGAIGRAAVPSGASTGQYEAVELRDKDKSVYLGKGVLKAVANVNDVIAKELRGVDVFEQNTIDSIMLKLDGTENKGNLGANAILGVSLAVAKAAAQESRQPLYRYIGGVNANTLPIPMMNIVNGGSHSDAPIAFQEFMIMPVGASSFSEALRWGTEVFHNLKAILHDRGLSTAVGDEGGFAPTFEGTEDGVETILKAIEKAGYKPGVDICLAFDCAASEFYKDGIYDYSKFEGPNGAKRTSAEQVAYLASLTEKYPIISIEDGMDENDWDGWKLLTERIGDKVQLVGDDLFVTNVTRLKQGIDNQTGNSILVKVNQIGSLTETINAVSMAQTNSYTSVMSHRSGETEDTTIADLAVALNCGQIKTGSASRSDRIAKYNQLLRIEEELGSNAKFIGKDFKFFKNRK, encoded by the coding sequence ATGAGCTTAATTCTTGATGTACATGCAAGACAAATCCTCGACTCGAGAGGTAACCCTACCATTGAGGTAGATGTAATCACCGAAAACGGTGCTATTGGAAGAGCAGCTGTTCCTTCTGGTGCTTCAACCGGACAATACGAAGCTGTAGAATTACGTGATAAAGATAAATCTGTATATTTAGGCAAAGGTGTTTTAAAGGCCGTTGCCAATGTTAATGATGTGATTGCTAAAGAATTAAGAGGTGTTGATGTTTTTGAACAAAACACCATTGATAGCATCATGTTAAAATTAGACGGTACTGAAAACAAAGGTAACTTAGGCGCTAATGCTATTTTAGGTGTTTCTTTGGCCGTTGCTAAAGCAGCAGCACAAGAAAGCAGACAGCCTTTATACCGTTATATTGGCGGTGTAAATGCTAACACTTTACCTATCCCAATGATGAACATTGTTAACGGTGGTTCTCACTCTGATGCTCCTATCGCTTTCCAAGAATTTATGATTATGCCGGTTGGCGCTTCTTCTTTCTCTGAGGCTTTACGTTGGGGAACAGAAGTTTTTCATAACTTAAAAGCTATTTTACATGATAGAGGTTTATCTACTGCGGTAGGTGATGAAGGTGGTTTTGCCCCTACTTTTGAAGGTACTGAAGATGGTGTTGAAACCATTTTAAAAGCGATTGAGAAAGCTGGTTACAAGCCGGGTGTTGATATTTGCTTAGCCTTTGACTGTGCTGCATCTGAGTTTTACAAAGACGGAATTTATGACTATTCTAAATTTGAAGGACCAAACGGAGCAAAACGTACCAGTGCAGAGCAAGTAGCGTATTTAGCTTCTTTAACAGAGAAATACCCTATCATTTCTATTGAAGATGGTATGGATGAAAACGATTGGGATGGCTGGAAATTATTAACTGAAAGAATTGGCGATAAAGTTCAATTAGTTGGTGATGATTTATTTGTAACCAATGTTACCCGTTTAAAACAAGGTATTGATAACCAAACTGGAAACTCTATTTTGGTAAAAGTAAACCAAATTGGTTCTTTAACAGAGACTATTAATGCGGTAAGCATGGCACAAACCAACAGCTATACTTCTGTAATGTCTCACCGTTCTGGAGAAACTGAAGATACTACAATTGCTGATTTAGCGGTTGCTTTAAACTGCGGTCAGATTAAAACTGGTTCTGCTTCTCGTTCTGATAGGATTGCAAAATACAATCAATTATTACGTATTGAAGAAGAATTGGGTAGCAATGCAAAATTCATTGGTAAAGACTTTAAATTCTTCAAAAACAGAAAATAG